In Streptomyces longhuiensis, the following proteins share a genomic window:
- a CDS encoding M56 family metallopeptidase — MTVPVALLLLGTLAAVVAPRLLARADWPEREPVVALWVWQCVVAGVLLCCALSMTLSAAAAWQAVRGHVFASAPHAVVDAYALRAAGGWAATLAVTLALGGLWTAAMLAREIFRSRARRRRRRAELLVRSPLLPGEEPGSDRLVVLEGERPDAWWLPGAAPQLVITTAALRRLKGRQLDAVLAHEMGHAQWRHDWLLHCSGALATGFPQVPVFAAFRDEMHRLVELAADDVASRRFGRLTIALALVELNEDRGVFGPCPTPQAHVPQRVHRLLTPPRRLTPARRLRLTAAAALVPVVPLLVTFVPGLRALG; from the coding sequence GTCGCCCCGCGCCTTCTCGCGCGGGCCGACTGGCCGGAGCGCGAGCCGGTGGTCGCCCTTTGGGTGTGGCAGTGCGTGGTGGCTGGTGTCCTCCTGTGCTGCGCGCTGTCGATGACGCTGAGCGCGGCCGCCGCCTGGCAGGCCGTCCGCGGCCATGTGTTCGCTTCCGCCCCGCACGCCGTCGTCGACGCGTACGCGCTGCGGGCGGCCGGCGGATGGGCGGCGACGCTGGCCGTGACCCTCGCGCTCGGCGGGCTGTGGACCGCGGCGATGCTCGCCCGGGAGATCTTCCGTTCGCGGGCCAGGCGCAGGCGGCGGCGCGCCGAACTCCTGGTGCGCTCCCCGCTGTTGCCGGGCGAGGAGCCGGGCAGCGACCGGCTCGTCGTCCTCGAGGGCGAACGTCCCGACGCCTGGTGGCTGCCGGGCGCCGCGCCCCAACTGGTCATCACGACGGCCGCACTGCGCCGCCTCAAGGGCCGCCAGCTGGACGCGGTCCTCGCGCACGAGATGGGCCACGCGCAGTGGCGGCACGACTGGCTGCTGCACTGCTCGGGGGCGCTGGCCACGGGCTTCCCGCAGGTTCCGGTCTTCGCCGCGTTCCGGGACGAGATGCACCGGCTCGTCGAACTCGCCGCCGACGACGTGGCGTCGCGCCGCTTCGGGCGCCTGACCATCGCCCTCGCCCTGGTCGAACTCAACGAGGACCGGGGAGTGTTCGGCCCCTGCCCCACGCCGCAGGCCCATGTGCCGCAGCGCGTGCACCGGTTGCTGACCCCGCCGCGGCGGCTCACCCCGGCCCGGCGTCTGCGTCTGACCGCGGCGGCCGCCCTCGTACCGGTGGTGCCACTCCTGGTGACCTTCGTGCCGGGCCTGCGCGCGCTGGGCTGA
- a CDS encoding phosphatase PAP2 family protein produces MHPAPVDSPPRPRHPRLARATAVLAALSALLLIAVATRWEPLMTLDGELARTAHRWAVADPGLTQVNRVLSDWFWDPWTMRALCVVVVVWLVWRHDAWWLALWVAATCAVGTLVQQGLKAAVGRDRPVWTDPVDSAHYAAFPSGHAMTATVVWGLILWLLRRYGAGRVLWRTACTLAVVSVVGVGLTRLWLGVHWPSDVLGGWLLGALTVTVSVTAYERLTASR; encoded by the coding sequence ATGCACCCGGCACCGGTCGACTCCCCGCCCCGCCCCCGGCATCCGCGGCTCGCACGCGCGACGGCGGTGCTCGCCGCCCTCAGCGCGCTGCTGCTGATCGCGGTGGCGACACGCTGGGAACCGCTGATGACACTGGACGGCGAGCTGGCGCGCACCGCCCACCGCTGGGCCGTGGCCGACCCCGGACTGACGCAGGTGAACCGGGTCCTCTCGGACTGGTTCTGGGATCCGTGGACGATGCGCGCCCTGTGCGTCGTGGTCGTCGTCTGGCTTGTGTGGAGACACGACGCCTGGTGGCTCGCACTGTGGGTGGCCGCCACATGTGCGGTGGGCACACTGGTCCAGCAGGGACTCAAGGCGGCCGTCGGGCGTGACCGCCCGGTGTGGACGGACCCCGTGGACTCCGCCCACTACGCGGCCTTCCCGTCCGGGCACGCGATGACGGCGACGGTGGTGTGGGGGCTGATCCTCTGGCTGCTGCGCCGCTACGGCGCGGGCCGTGTCCTGTGGCGCACGGCGTGCACGCTCGCGGTGGTGTCGGTCGTCGGCGTGGGCCTCACGCGGCTGTGGCTCGGCGTGCACTGGCCCTCGGACGTACTCGGCGGCTGGCTGCTCGGGGCGCTGACGGTGACCGTGTCCGTGACGGCCTACGAGCGGCTCACCGCGAGCAGGTGA